TCGTCGACGGGGTGTAGCCGGGTGATCACCGCCGGGTTCAGCTGCTGCGAGTAGTGGTGCACCTTGTGAAATTGCCAGAGCAGCGGGACCTGGTGACTCGCGCGATGAATCGCATAGAAGCCGAGCTCGCCGCCGAGCATCGCGAGCACGAAGGCGATGACCATCTGCGCGGGCGTGGGCAGGCCGAGCACGGCCGCCGACAGCGTCGCGAAGCCCGGGCGGCTGTAGAGCGCGAGTTGCTGGAGCCAGCCCGCGTAGACGGTCACGCCGAGCACCAGGCTCACGCCAACCATGAACTGGCGGCGGATGCCAAGCACGTCGAGCAAGAGGAACTTGAGATCGATCCAGAACGAGCGGTGCGCCGCGAGCGAGGCGGGGAAGATGTAGCGCACGCCTGCGGAGAGCGAGCGCGGGGTGCCGCGGCCGGCGACGAGCGCATAGAACGCGAGGCCCACCACGGAGTAGGCGAGGATGCCGCGCCAATAGAGGAGCCCCACGCCCACGGGGCGCACCCAGAACTGCTCCCAGAGCGCCGGGACGTCGACGATGGCCGTGACGCTTCGCCAGAGCTCGCCTGCGTCGACCGACATGCGCGAATCCTACACCGTCGAGGCGCGGCGCCGAGGCGATTGGTCGCTCGCTCGGCTTGATCACCAGCCTCGACCGGCGCTGCAATCGCGGTAACCTCGGAGCGATGACGTACGTCCGCTCGCTCGACGGCATGCGCGCGCTCGCGGTGGCGCTGGTCATGCTGTACCACTTCGGTGTGCTCGAGTGCGGCTGGCTCGGCGTGCAGCTCTTCTTCGTGCTCTCGGGCTTCTTGATCACCCAGATCCTGGTGAGCCAGCGCGAGAACCGCTTCGGCGCGTACCTGGGCCGCTTCTACAAGCGCCGCGCGCTGCGGATCTTTCCGCTCTTCTATCTGTACGCGGGCACTTTCGCGCTGTCGTACGCGCTCACCGGGCATCCCGCCTTCTCGCGCGCGCAGCTCGCGCTCTTGTTCGGCTACGCGTTCAACGTGGCGCAGGTGCTGAACGGCGTCGGCGACCAGCATTGGGTCTCGCACCTGTGGTCGCTCGCGGTCGAGGAGCAGTTCTATTTGATATGGCCGTTGATTGTATTCATCCTGTCGCCGCGGGCGCTGCGGGTCTTCGCGATGGGGCTTCTCATCGCCTGCCCGCTGGCGCGGCTCTTCGTCTCCATCCACTTCTTCGATTGGGCGGGCGGGCTGATTCATCCCGACCTGGGAACGTTCGTGTACCGGCTCACGCCATTTCAGCTCGACGCCTTTGCTGCCGGAGCGCTCGTGGGACTCGGCCCCACGCGCGCGCACCCGCGTCGGCGCTTCGCGATTGCCCTCGTGGCGGTCGCGGTGCTCGGGGCGCTCAACCTGCTCGCCATGCGGCACCTGAACGTGCCCGCGG
This DNA window, taken from Deltaproteobacteria bacterium, encodes the following:
- a CDS encoding sterol desaturase family protein, which translates into the protein MSVDAGELWRSVTAIVDVPALWEQFWVRPVGVGLLYWRGILAYSVVGLAFYALVAGRGTPRSLSAGVRYIFPASLAAHRSFWIDLKFLLLDVLGIRRQFMVGVSLVLGVTVYAGWLQQLALYSRPGFATLSAAVLGLPTPAQMVIAFVLAMLGGELGFYAIHRASHQVPLLWQFHKVHHYSQQLNPAVITRLHPVDDALQTQVGFLGSLLFTSVVFPSDIDALSFSAQSGGVVAFMLLKSFTSKLTHSHIPVSFGPVLDRIVVSPVMHQMHHSRDIFDTNYGNVLTLWDTIFGTLYRPPRDAPIRFGIREFDDNHYRGILHCTIEPFLEAARLLREGRAFRRPPVPADAIAPTRR
- a CDS encoding acyltransferase, which translates into the protein MTYVRSLDGMRALAVALVMLYHFGVLECGWLGVQLFFVLSGFLITQILVSQRENRFGAYLGRFYKRRALRIFPLFYLYAGTFALSYALTGHPAFSRAQLALLFGYAFNVAQVLNGVGDQHWVSHLWSLAVEEQFYLIWPLIVFILSPRALRVFAMGLLIACPLARLFVSIHFFDWAGGLIHPDLGTFVYRLTPFQLDAFAAGALVGLGPTRAHPRRRFAIALVAVAVLGALNLLAMRHLNVPAEDSGLTTFGYPQDMVFGKQFVWGFSLINFLGAELVRTCITPGAAFKLLEHPALVAMGRISYGLYVYHLAIRELILTFLRHAPSTLELVGLFIIYIVASFALAAVSWRFFESRILALKDRPWRSAPALSPSVDA